AATAAAGCACTCTAATTCTTAGCTCCTTATTTTTCGCGAATCAGCGTGATGACACCCGTTTCCCTATAATCCTTTCCATCAATCGGGTCAGAATAATACAATAAAAAATAATAGGTACCATCCGGACAAGGCTGGTTTGGGTCATTGGAAACGCCCCCATTCCAAGGTTTGTCCACTTGTGGATTGTACTTATACAACTCTACTCCCCAACGGTTGTATATGATACATTGCGCATTATTAAAAACCTCCAACGTAATTTTAAACTCATCATTCACACCGTCCTTGCCGGGCGTAAATACATTCGGGAATTCCAGTTTCTTTTTTAAACATTCACTAAACGTAATCTCAACAGAGTCTGTTGCCTGACAACCATGTTCATCAGTAACTGTGAGTGTTACCAATTCATTTTGAGAACACAAATAGTTTTTGGCGTGCGAACCTGTATGCCACTCAAAATCATAATTAGGATTGGTTTTGGGTACAACCAAATAGTCCGGTTGTTTGCAAATAATAGTATCATTCCCCAAGTCTAATTCTGGCGGGCTGAATAGGGTAATAAATTTTGAAACCGTATCTTCCGGACAATCGCTGTCCGGCTTGCTACCCATGAGTTTTACTTCATATCTGCGGGATTTTGTGAATGTAAAAGAAGCTGTATTTCCACTTGCGGTATTGCCATTCTCAAAGTCCCATTTGAGATTTGTATAACCCTTGTTAATGGCAGTAAAATCAAATTTCTGAGGAGTGTTGCAATACATAAAATCAGCAGGGTTGAGGGTAAAATTAAGTTCTAAATTTTCATAGGCAGAACCCATAGCCAGCGCATAACTTTCATCTTTTCCGTAACCATACAAATAAGCACTAAAAGGGTCAATAGATTCCAAAGTATGGAATTGCGACAAAACCGGAACGGTAACAACTTGTTTGCCCGCACACGTTGCAGCAACCGTATTGCCTGTAATACTGTTAATTGCGACTCCATCCAGTAAAACATATGCAGGATTGATACAAATCACACTCAAGAAAGCATACGCAATATTGGTAGTAAGCGGAACACGCAAAAATGTGGATTTCACTTCCTGTCCTTCGGGCACAAGTCTGAACATTGAAGGATCTGCCATGTGTTGAGGATGCCCGTTACATTCGCTTGATTTAATCAGTTGCACCACCGAAATAGGCTTGTCAGCATGAATACATCTAACATTGTTGGTACTGTAGTCAGGTGTAACTTGCTCTCCTTTATTCATCGTATAGGTGGGCACTCCGTCAATGCTGACCGTTGTGCCATTCTCTTTTGCGACAATACTCAACATATACCCGGACATGCCCGTAAGTGGAACACTGTAAAAATCCGTACCCCAAAAACTTATGGGCAACTCTTGTTCCCACAAATGGTCGCAACCTGAGCAACCCACATTGTAATTGACTTGTGAACACTGCGAGCCTGAAAAAACCACCAACTTTTTGCATCCATTGGCAACTCGAATCAATGTTCCTGCCATACTATTGCTGTCTTTACTCTGTACTTGGTACGTTTCTCCTCGTTGCAGCATGACGGTAAAAGGTATTCCGGCAACTTTGCCCAATCGAGTGTCATGTGTAGGAGTAATTTCCACCGAAGTGTTGTCTTCAACTGCAACCACCATAAACTCTGAAGAAAAAGAATTGGAGCCTCTGAAAGTATTGATAATGTAGCGCCCCCCCCGTGGTATAAATTCCAGCGGTACCAGACTGATAGCATCAGTACTGTTAGGTGCATTGTTTATGGCAAGGACACTGATAGCTGTGTCTGAACTAATATAAATACCTTTGTTTTGAGCACTCTCTGACCCTGCAACGTACACAAGAGCGACTGGAAGGGAAACCAAGGTGTCTCTGTTCGACCTGAGCGAAAAACTGATGTTACCCAGAACAGGTACTGAAATGTTGATGTTGGAAGGATAACGGCTTGCAAAATGCAGATTCAGTGATGACGGGGTAGATGCATTTTCCATAAACCCAACCCAAAAGGCTTTGCCGGTATTGGAGGTCTGATTTTGAGCAAATAGTGATATGCCGGTCAGCAAGAATAGGCAAGTAACACTGTATGACATGATTGCTCTTTTGAACACGTTGCAAAGATAATTTGCTTAAAGGTTTGTTAATAATATTTAAAAAAAATCCGAAAGCAGGGCTGTTCTCTTAGTCCGGATATCCTTCACCGGGTAATTCAAACAGTAATTTATTTAAAAAATGCACCCCAACTACTGTGTGTTTTTCTGACTAAAAAACAACTCCAATTCTATTGGGGTTTAACAAATCAATCTTCGTTTTCTGAATATTCATATTCTTTCGATTATTTAATATCTAATTCTATTCTCTTAAAAAGTATCTGCAAAGATAATCAAGAACAATGAAGCTGAATACAGACTGGTGTCAAAAAATACATTCGCTTGCGTGAATGGAAAGTTTAGTTTAGTATTGCAGATATTTAGGAGTTACCTGCTATGTTAGGACGAACGTTCACAACGACATACTTTGGCGGACAGACAAACTAACTTTGCAGAAAACGGGGAAGCTGAAAACCGACCAGAGTAAGCACAAACAAAAAAATAAAGTAAAATGAAAAATTACCAATGCAAAAAATGTAAGACACACATTACTAATGACAAATCACCAAGCAGTTTTAATTGCCCAGGTGGTGGAATGCACACTTGGACAGACTTGGGAGAAGTCGGACCCAACAACTATCAATGTAAAAAGTGCGGAACGCTTGTAAAATCCAAAAATTCGCCATCTTCATTTAATTGCCCTTCTGGCAGTATGCACACTTGGACAAAACTGTAAAATGAAACCAAACATATTTAGACTTGCAACAAAGGAGCTGTCGCAAGACGGCTTCTTTACTTGGCTTTTACAGTGGGCAGACAACAACCATAAACAACACGACCAAAATCTAAATGAAACCGCAAAAGACTTTGTAAGGTTGTTACTTGGGCAGACACCTGACTACCAAGTCAACAAAGTTGAAGCTGGCAGACAATGGAACAACATTGACATTTGGGCAGAAGTTAATGATGAGTATTTCATCGGTATTGAAGACAAAACAAATACTGGGGAACACTCCGAACAATTGGAACGCTACAAGGACATTGCTACCAATCACTACAAAGACAAAAATCACAAACTTGTTTTTGTTTACCTCAAAACTGGCAATGAAAGTTTATCTACTCTCAAAAAAATCGTTGAAAAAGGCTACTCAACAGTTGACAGAAAAACCATTTTAAGTGTTCTAAACAAAAGACCAGTAACAAATGAAATATTTAATGACTTCAAAGACTATTTGACCGTAATTGAAAATGCAACAAACTCATTCACCAAGTTTGACAACATCACTTCAGAATGGAAAGCAGGTGAAGGTTTTTACATTAAGCTCCAAGAACATATAAGCGAATGGACAGACTGGCGATATGTTGCCAATCAAATGGGCGGTTTTTTAGGCTTTTGGTATCACTGGACAGGAACTGATGAAATTGGTGAGATTTATATTCAAATTGAAAATGCTTTTGAATATGGCATCAAACTCGTAATAAAAATTGCTGACTGGGAACCAAGCACAGACACTTTGTATCGTTTATTAAATGAAATAAAACCATACGCAGAAAAAAACGGACTTACAATTACTAAACCTGACAAATACCGAGCTGGTTCGACATCAACATTAGCAATTGTTCAAAACGCTTTTACGGTTGACAATGACGGAAACATTGAACTTGATAAATTTATTATGACGTTAAAAAACTTAGAAAAAACTCTTGACGAATACTGCAAAGACAAAGAAACACAGCAGGTAACAGCGGTTTTGCAATAGCGGGGCTGACGTGCTTCGTATGAAAGTTTGTGCAAAGTTCAACATTTGTTATTCGTATGAACATTAGTGCTAAAAATCCCCGCCATCGCAAAGCCGCAAACCGTTGTAAGCAAGCCTAGAGAACGACATTACTCCGAAAAAACAGACATCTGAAAAACGAACTTTGACATCTTGAAAAGAACTTACGGACTGACTTTGGCGACACACATTCCGACCCGAATGTTTTAAAAATTTTTCCCACCGCACATTTTAAAAAATAATTTTAACCAGCCGCACAATGGCACATTTGCAAAACCGCACAAGCCGACACACGACCCAAGTTTTGCAAAAGAGCCAATTTCCCAACGCTCAAAAAAAAGAATAAAAATTTAATTCACTTTCAAAAAAGTGTTTTATATTTGTCAAATATTGACAAGTCTAAATTAACAAGTCGAATGAAAACCAGTTTTGGAGAATATATCAGGAAATTAAGGACAGAGAACGGTATGACTTTAACACAGTTAGCCGCTCAACTAGAATTGGACTCAGCTAATTTGAGCAAGATTGAGAACGGAAAAAGAGAGTTTGACGAAAAACGACTTGAAAAACTTGCAATAGTTTTCAGTCTAAAACTTGACGACATCAAAACAGAATTTTTCAGCGACCTTTTCGCCAAAAAGATTTACGAAAATAATTGCTCAATGGAAACGCTGATGGTAGCAGAGGAAAAGGTAAATTACCTTAAAAGCAAAAATGTAAAACAAGGAGAAATAAAGTTTAACACGAATGAGTAAAGTGAAACCGACAGTCATAGATTTATTTTGCGGTTGCGGAGGGCTTTCGTATGGCTTTATTGAGGCTGGTTATAACGTTGTACTTGGTATTGACCATTGGCAAGATGCCATAAAAACCTTTGAACACAATCACAAAGGCTCAACAGGTTTAGTTGCAGACCTTTTTAACGAAACACCAATAGAAATAAGTAAAAAGACAGGAATAAAAAAAGCTGATATAATTATTGGAGGTCCACCTTGTCAAGGATTTTCAATTGCAGGAAAAAGAATTGTAGATGACGAAAGAAACAAGCTCTATAAATCATTTGTGAGTTTTGTGGAGTTTTACAAACCGCAAGTTTTCCTAATGGAAAACGTGCCAAACATTGTTTCAATGGGCAAAGGTGTAGTAAAAGACAACATCATTGAAGATTTTGAAAAATTGGGTTACAATGTAGTTTACAAAGTGCTTTTGGCTTCGGAATTTGGCGTTCCCCAAAACAGGAGAAGAGCTTTTTTTATAGGAACAAAAGGAAAAGAAAATTTCAAATTCCCTGAAATTAAAAAACTTGAATTTGTTTCATCAAGTGAAGCAATTTCTGATTTACCCGAAAAGTCAATTTCAGACGGAGCGAAATATCCACTAAAAGCAAAATCTGAATTTCAAGAAAAAATTCGTGAAGGCTCAAAAGGTTTGTTTAATCACGAAATTACAAACCACAATGACCAAACAATTGAAATTATTTCTATGGTTCCTGATGGTGGTAATTACAAAAACTTACCCGAACATCTTCACAAAACACGAAATGTAAATATTGCTTGGACTAGGCTAAACAGTAAAAAACCAAGTTTCACAATAGATACAGGGCACCGACATCATTTCCATTATAAATTTAATCGTGTGCCAACAGTTCGAGAAAGTGCAAGGATTCAATCATTTCCTGACACTTTCATTTTTTTAGGAAGCAAAACAAGTCAATATAAACAAGTTGGTAACGCTGTTCCTCCCCTATTGGCAGAGGTATTAGCAAAATCATTGAAAAAATATTTATGAGTAAACAACAGAAATATAAAATTCCTGACGAATACTTTTTTCGTTTGCATCACGTAAGACCACGTTTTAAAAATGATGTTGAAGAAGTTTTACTTTATGTGGCAACCTCTATTTCTGAAATGGAAGTATTGCCCGAAAAAGAGTTTAATGCAATTTTAAACAATGTACTTTATGGGTTTAAGAAAAATGCTTCTTCGACTCAAAAAACTATTGATAATTGGAGAACTGAAATTTCAGCCCTTTTTGCTTTTATACAAGAAGAAAATAAACATCTTCAACCAAGCAAAATGGCAATCAGACTAGCAAACAATCAATATTTGGACGAGTTCTTTAATTACTTCCTTTACTCATTCCAATATCCAGGCGGACACATTAAATCCCACAACATTATTAAGCAAATTGAAGCAGGTGTAAAATTTAAACCTTGCAATTTTATTTTGCAGTTATTAATTGAAGGCGAAAAACTCACAGGAAAGCCATTTAGCATTACCGCAGAGGAATTAACTCAATGTGCTTACTTTGATTTGAGAGTTACACGAGACGGAAAACATCCAAAAGATGTTGCTAAAATGATTCTCAAACACAGAGCTGATAAAATTGAATATGACCACCATTACGACCAATTAATAAACGAAAAAACGGGAGCATATCCTTCAAATGGTGATGTTTGCAGATATGCAGGTGATATTTTGGATTATATGGTTTTAGCAAACCTTCTGCAACACAAAGGAACTGGTTATTACTACTACATAAATACCGAAAACAAAGAAGCGATTGATTATCATTTGAGAAATGCCGTTTGGTTTAACCAATACTACAGATTTTATACACAACAAGAAATTTCAAATTCTGAAATTTCAGCAGTTGAAGAAACTTGGTTTTCTTTTGTTAATCAGTTTGATGGTATAGAAGCCTTTGCTCCACACCTTGACCAAGCAGAGCAAGAGAATATTTCTGCACTAATTCAAGAATATTATTCTCGAATGACTGGCGATAGAAAAGTGCCAACAAAAATCATTGGAGATTATGGAGAAAGTTTGATTTTGGCTCACGAATATTTGAGAACAAAAGAAAAATCAAACAGACAACATTTGATAAATAAAATCCCTACTCCGCTTGGGGTTGGTTACGATATTCAAAGTGTTGAATTAGAAAAAAAGAAACGCTATATCGAAGTAAAAACTACAAAATCAAGAAAAGCCATTAACAACAATCGCTTTAAACTTACACCAAACGAATGGGACACAGCCGAAACAATGGGCGATAATTATTTCATTTATTACTTAGTAGTAAATGATGATACCAAAAACATATTTATGATTCAAAACCCTGTTAAACAATATGAACAAGGTAATTTGAAAGTTGATAAAAATTTAGTTGTTGAATTTTCTAAAACATCAGGACAATGGGAAAAGCTATTAGAAATAAGAAACTAAAAGTAACTTCATTATTCTGCGGATGCGGAGGAATGGATTTAGGAATTCAAGGAGACTTTAATTTCCTTGGAAAACACTTTGCTGAATTGCCGTATGAAGTTGTATATGCAGCCGATAATGACAGTTATGCAACCGCCATTTATAACAGCAATTTTGAGCATAAATGTGAAACCAAAGATGTTAGAGATATTGAGCCGAATAAAATTCCTGACCACGATATTTTACTTGGTGGTTTTCCTTGTCAATCATTTTCAATAAGTGCTCAAAATCCGCCACGACTTGGCTACAAAGACGATAGAGGAAAACTGTTTTTTGAAATGGTTAATGTTTTAAAAGAAAAAAAACCTCGTTTTTTTATTGGCGAAAATGTAAAAGGTCTTTTATCAGCAAACAAAGGACAGGCATTTCCAATGATTGTAAAAGAATTTGAAAAAGCAGGATATTACATTCATCACAAACTTTTAAATGCTTCTGAATTTGGTGTGCCACAAAAGCGAGAAAGAGTGTTTATTGTTGGATTCAGAGAATTTGATGATTATTTCAATTTTCGATTTCCGCAACCCAATACACTCAATGGCTCAAAAGTTAAACTAAAACAAGTGATTGACACCAAAGCAGACCTTGATGATAAATGGTTTTTCAGTCAAAGAGCAGTTGACGGAATGCTTCGAGTTCGTGAAAAAATGAATAAAGGTAGAGTTCAAGATTTGGAGCAACCTTGTAACACCATTAGTTCACATTTGGCAAAAGTTAGTTTAAACGGAACAGACCCCGTTTTAATGGTTGACGGAAAATACAGAAGATTTACACCGAGAGAAGCGGCAAATATTCAATCATTCCCTGAATCATTCAATTTAGATGTGGTTTCAGAAAACAGACAATATCGAGCAATCGGAAATGCAGTTCCACCAGTTTTGATGTGGCACGTTGCTAACGCTTTGGTAAAATGTTGTACGGTTGAAAAACCAAAGGAAGTAAAAGAGAAAAAAGAAGAACTTTTAAATCAAGAGATATGAACAGACAATCAGTAGAATCCTCAAACCTCGCATCTATTGGATATGATGCAGAAAACGAAGTTCTTGAAATAGAATTTAACCACGGTGGTGTTTATCAATATTTTGATGTTCCCGAAAATGTTTATGAAGAATTGATGAATGCAGATTCACACGGTCAATATTTTGACAGAAATATTAAAAAGGCAGGATATCAGTTTCAAAAAATGTAATTATGGAAAAATACTTAAATCGAAGTGGAAATTCACCAATAAGCCATTACCAAATTAATGCCGATAGTCTTACTGTTTGGTTTAAGGGTAATCCCAAAGCATATACTTATCCTGAATATTTAACTGGTAGCAGTCATATGGCACAACTCAAATCAAATGCACAAAGAGGGAAAGGTTTAAGTGCTTATATAAATAAAAATGTAAGGGATAAATTTATTTAATATGGAAACAGCAAATTTCAGAAAAACTCTTATCGATATTGCTCAGAAAGATTCTGTTGAAAGAGTAGTATCAAAAATAATAGCTTTTTATTACCCTCGTCTTGATTTAAAGGACAAAAGCACCTTTTTCGATAGTTTAATGAGTTTGCTTAATGTTTCTGATAAACAAGACTTTGATTTTAGAAAATTAGAAGAAGACATTGAAGCCAATCAAAGTATCGTAAATCCAGATACATATAAAAACAAGGACTACCGAATAAAAAATATCGAAATTTCAAATCTTAGAGGAATACCTTCACTTCAAGAAAGCGAAAACATTCCATTTGGCATCAACTTAATTGATGATGAAATTTGTCATAATGCTATCGTTTTAGCTAATAATGGCACAGGAAAATCCTCTCTTTTTGCAGGTTTAGAAATGATTTTTGCCAATGAAATTGGAGAAAAAAAATTAAGAACTAAAAAAAATAATATAAGCGAAAGTGAGTTTTTGGACTACTTAAAAAGATTTCCTCTTTTAGGAAAACCTAACTGCAAAATTGAAACTTTTGAAGGTGAATACACCTTGGATAATAAAATTTTTTCCAAAGATTACATTGAAATATTTAACCCTATAAGCCACTTTATTACTGAATATGATATAATTGAAAACGGTAGGATTGATTACGAAACATCAGATCAAAAATTAGATTATTCTTTTCATAACATAATTGCAAAAGCATTAGGGTTAAATGAGTTTTTAGACCTATTGGCAATTACTGAACAAATACCAACTTATTCAAGACGAAAAGAATTGAATCAACTAAATAAACTATCTACTGAAATCAAAGCGAATGAGGAAACTAAAAAAAATAGGCTTGCCTTAATTCAGTCAAAGCAAATTGAACTAGATGAATTTAAAAAGGGGGAAGACATAAAACCAAATTCAATAAATAAAATTGAAGTAATAAACGAACTCAAGAAAACTATTGAAGAATCATCCGTAAGGAACTTAGATTCATCAAAACTGAAAGAAGATATTGAGGAATTTCAAAAATCATTTCAAGAATACATTTCAATTTCAGGTATTAAAGATATTAATATTGAAAAAGGATTTCTAGAACAAGGCTTAAGTTTATCTGAAAATAAAGATGATTGTCCATTTTGCCAAGATTCAAAAAGGACAATTGAGGAAATAAAGGGAAGTGTTAAATTAAGAATAGATAACCTTAAAAAACACGAAGAAACTGAAAGAAAAATAAAACTTGCATACAGAAACCTATCAAATAATTTATTTGATTCATTAATATCTTTAAAGCAATTGAGTGAAATACTTTTTAATCAACGCTCGATATTATCTAAACAAACGAGTTTGGATAATTTAATAAACAAAGAAGGTGAATTGATGATGTTATTAACCCCTCATTTACTTGATGATGAATTATTTGATTATTTAAAACAATTATCTGACAAACAATTCCCTGCAGATAATGAATTTAGTAAACTTTCAATTTTTTTGATTGACAACAAAGAACTCATTTGTGAATTTATACCATCGAAAATAGACGAAATTAATTTTTTCATTAAAGATAGAGCAGAACAGATTCAAAAAGTCATTGAAACATTAAGTGATACTTCTGATTTGACTATCAACGAAAAAATCAAAGCACTTGAAAAAGAAATAAATGAAAATAAAGCATCCATACCAAATATTGAAAAAGCAATCAAAGATTTGGAATTGCAATTAAAATCAGCGGATGTACAAGTTCAAAATTTTAAAAGAATTAAAGAAGAGATTAAATTCTTCAATTTAAAACTTATTGAAGAAAAGGACAGAATCGTTACTAGTTACTTTAAATCAATTAAGGAAGTTGTCGAAGAAATAATGAATGATTTCATTGACGAAAAAGAGTCCATAAACTTAGTACTAAGTTTAGAAAAAATTGACAGAAATATTGATGGTGAAATATTTCAAACAGAAGTAATAATGGCGAAAATTGTTCAGAAAAATGGTAAATCTACAACTCCCGATATTTATTTCAATACCTTTCGATACAAAGTATTTTGTTTAATGATTAGCTTGAGTATTGCTCTATCAACACGAATGAGATACAAAGTAAATTTACCATTAGTAATGGATGACTTATTTTTTGCGAGTGATTTTATTAGTAAAAATTCATTTTCAATATTCTTACAAAAAATTA
This genomic interval from Bacteroidota bacterium contains the following:
- a CDS encoding PD-(D/E)XK nuclease family protein, producing the protein MKPNIFRLATKELSQDGFFTWLLQWADNNHKQHDQNLNETAKDFVRLLLGQTPDYQVNKVEAGRQWNNIDIWAEVNDEYFIGIEDKTNTGEHSEQLERYKDIATNHYKDKNHKLVFVYLKTGNESLSTLKKIVEKGYSTVDRKTILSVLNKRPVTNEIFNDFKDYLTVIENATNSFTKFDNITSEWKAGEGFYIKLQEHISEWTDWRYVANQMGGFLGFWYHWTGTDEIGEIYIQIENAFEYGIKLVIKIADWEPSTDTLYRLLNEIKPYAEKNGLTITKPDKYRAGSTSTLAIVQNAFTVDNDGNIELDKFIMTLKNLEKTLDEYCKDKETQQVTAVLQ
- a CDS encoding DNA cytosine methyltransferase, producing MSKVKPTVIDLFCGCGGLSYGFIEAGYNVVLGIDHWQDAIKTFEHNHKGSTGLVADLFNETPIEISKKTGIKKADIIIGGPPCQGFSIAGKRIVDDERNKLYKSFVSFVEFYKPQVFLMENVPNIVSMGKGVVKDNIIEDFEKLGYNVVYKVLLASEFGVPQNRRRAFFIGTKGKENFKFPEIKKLEFVSSSEAISDLPEKSISDGAKYPLKAKSEFQEKIREGSKGLFNHEITNHNDQTIEIISMVPDGGNYKNLPEHLHKTRNVNIAWTRLNSKKPSFTIDTGHRHHFHYKFNRVPTVRESARIQSFPDTFIFLGSKTSQYKQVGNAVPPLLAEVLAKSLKKYL
- a CDS encoding gliding motility-associated C-terminal domain-containing protein; the encoded protein is MFKRAIMSYSVTCLFLLTGISLFAQNQTSNTGKAFWVGFMENASTPSSLNLHFASRYPSNINISVPVLGNISFSLRSNRDTLVSLPVALVYVAGSESAQNKGIYISSDTAISVLAINNAPNSTDAISLVPLEFIPRGGRYIINTFRGSNSFSSEFMVVAVEDNTSVEITPTHDTRLGKVAGIPFTVMLQRGETYQVQSKDSNSMAGTLIRVANGCKKLVVFSGSQCSQVNYNVGCSGCDHLWEQELPISFWGTDFYSVPLTGMSGYMLSIVAKENGTTVSIDGVPTYTMNKGEQVTPDYSTNNVRCIHADKPISVVQLIKSSECNGHPQHMADPSMFRLVPEGQEVKSTFLRVPLTTNIAYAFLSVICINPAYVLLDGVAINSITGNTVAATCAGKQVVTVPVLSQFHTLESIDPFSAYLYGYGKDESYALAMGSAYENLELNFTLNPADFMYCNTPQKFDFTAINKGYTNLKWDFENGNTASGNTASFTFTKSRRYEVKLMGSKPDSDCPEDTVSKFITLFSPPELDLGNDTIICKQPDYLVVPKTNPNYDFEWHTGSHAKNYLCSQNELVTLTVTDEHGCQATDSVEITFSECLKKKLEFPNVFTPGKDGVNDEFKITLEVFNNAQCIIYNRWGVELYKYNPQVDKPWNGGVSNDPNQPCPDGTYYFLLYYSDPIDGKDYRETGVITLIREK
- a CDS encoding DNA cytosine methyltransferase — translated: MGKAIRNKKLKVTSLFCGCGGMDLGIQGDFNFLGKHFAELPYEVVYAADNDSYATAIYNSNFEHKCETKDVRDIEPNKIPDHDILLGGFPCQSFSISAQNPPRLGYKDDRGKLFFEMVNVLKEKKPRFFIGENVKGLLSANKGQAFPMIVKEFEKAGYYIHHKLLNASEFGVPQKRERVFIVGFREFDDYFNFRFPQPNTLNGSKVKLKQVIDTKADLDDKWFFSQRAVDGMLRVREKMNKGRVQDLEQPCNTISSHLAKVSLNGTDPVLMVDGKYRRFTPREAANIQSFPESFNLDVVSENRQYRAIGNAVPPVLMWHVANALVKCCTVEKPKEVKEKKEELLNQEI
- a CDS encoding KTSC domain-containing protein, with the protein product MNRQSVESSNLASIGYDAENEVLEIEFNHGGVYQYFDVPENVYEELMNADSHGQYFDRNIKKAGYQFQKM
- a CDS encoding helix-turn-helix domain-containing protein, producing the protein MKTSFGEYIRKLRTENGMTLTQLAAQLELDSANLSKIENGKREFDEKRLEKLAIVFSLKLDDIKTEFFSDLFAKKIYENNCSMETLMVAEEKVNYLKSKNVKQGEIKFNTNE
- a CDS encoding DUF3883 domain-containing protein, whose translation is MSKQQKYKIPDEYFFRLHHVRPRFKNDVEEVLLYVATSISEMEVLPEKEFNAILNNVLYGFKKNASSTQKTIDNWRTEISALFAFIQEENKHLQPSKMAIRLANNQYLDEFFNYFLYSFQYPGGHIKSHNIIKQIEAGVKFKPCNFILQLLIEGEKLTGKPFSITAEELTQCAYFDLRVTRDGKHPKDVAKMILKHRADKIEYDHHYDQLINEKTGAYPSNGDVCRYAGDILDYMVLANLLQHKGTGYYYYINTENKEAIDYHLRNAVWFNQYYRFYTQQEISNSEISAVEETWFSFVNQFDGIEAFAPHLDQAEQENISALIQEYYSRMTGDRKVPTKIIGDYGESLILAHEYLRTKEKSNRQHLINKIPTPLGVGYDIQSVELEKKKRYIEVKTTKSRKAINNNRFKLTPNEWDTAETMGDNYFIYYLVVNDDTKNIFMIQNPVKQYEQGNLKVDKNLVVEFSKTSGQWEKLLEIRN